A stretch of Methanobrevibacter sp. DNA encodes these proteins:
- a CDS encoding gamma carbonic anhydrase family protein gives MKLNEPVKIFPGAQVIGDVEIGENCSIWHGAIIRGDVGPIRIGKGSNVQDNCVLHTSANLTLKIGDNVSIGHGAVVHGCEIDDNVLIGMNATVLNGAKIGKNSIVGAGAVVSENKEFPENSLILGVPGKLVKETTQEQRDHILWNAKHYVELANEYDD, from the coding sequence ATGAAACTCAATGAACCCGTAAAAATATTCCCTGGTGCACAAGTAATCGGCGATGTTGAAATTGGTGAAAACTGTTCCATCTGGCATGGAGCAATTATTCGAGGAGATGTGGGACCTATAAGAATTGGTAAAGGCTCAAATGTTCAGGACAACTGTGTTTTGCACACTTCAGCAAACTTGACCCTTAAGATAGGGGACAATGTCTCCATTGGACATGGCGCTGTAGTTCACGGCTGTGAAATTGATGACAATGTTCTTATAGGAATGAATGCCACTGTATTGAATGGTGCCAAGATTGGAAAGAATTCAATTGTAGGTGCAGGTGCGGTGGTAAGTGAAAATAAGGAATTTCCAGAAAACAGCCTAATCTTAGGAGTTCCTGGAAAACTTGTTAAGGAAACTACACAAGAACAAAGAGACCATATCC